Genomic segment of Deinococcota bacterium:
CCCATCGGCGACCACGGCGTCACCATCTTGCTGGCGCGGGGGGAACTCGACCTCGAGGCCGACCTCGCTTCGGACACGCGCCCCATCTGGCCCCTGGTGGCGGCGCTCATCGAAGCGGTCCCTAACGACTTGCGCTGGCTGCGCGACCCCACGCGGGGCGGTGTCGCCTCGGCCCTAAACGAGCTGGCTCGAGACGCAAGGTTCGGGATCGTATTGGAGGAAGAGGCTATCCCAATGCGCGACGCCGTTCGCGGGGCCTGCGAGATCCTGGGGCTCGACCCCTTGCATATCGCCAACGAAGGGCAGTTCCTGGCGATCGTTGCCCCGGATGTGGCGGAAAGGGCACTTGAAACGCTCCATAAGACCCCTGGCGGAGGGGAGGCGCGACGTATCGGCACGGTCACGGACGCCCACCCCCGCACGGTGATCGCCAAGACCCGCTACGGCGGCAGCCGGGTGGTGGACATGCTCGTGGGCGACCCGCTGCCGCGTATCTGCTAACCATGCCCGACCTCGCCGAATTTGCCCAGGCGAGACTGCTCGAGCGTAACGTCGTGTCTCGTGCCTTTTTCGCACGCGAAGCCGGCCGC
This window contains:
- a CDS encoding AIR synthase-related protein, producing the protein PIGDHGVTILLARGELDLEADLASDTRPIWPLVAALIEAVPNDLRWLRDPTRGGVASALNELARDARFGIVLEEEAIPMRDAVRGACEILGLDPLHIANEGQFLAIVAPDVAERALETLHKTPGGGEARRIGTVTDAHPRTVIAKTRYGGSRVVDMLVGDPLPRIC